The following are encoded together in the Scomber scombrus chromosome 7, fScoSco1.1, whole genome shotgun sequence genome:
- the plin6 gene encoding perilipin 6, whose translation MSETPEYETSAALRVSRLPLLQSALQSVTSAYLEVKGRYPLLGLMGGVAEVGVRSISLVAMKQATPLLQSLEPQIEVANSFVLVGLDRLEKNFPILNQQTDEVVGHLKDAVAMTLDDVQLWVVDGLDGALDQLERVSEAAWAGLRLLQESEVGRAATLGLDDVLSRLEDATAHYMPLPLPLREYRGILGMLGSLGRLETLGMLGTLGRLGMLGRLGTLGRLGMLGTLGMMGTLGMMGMLGKMGMLGTLGTMGMMGTLGMVGTMGMLGTLGMLGTLGMLGTLGMLGMMGMLGMMGTLGMVGMMGLLGTLGIMGMLGTLGMLGMLGMMGMLGTFGMLGMMGMLGMLGMMGTLGMLGMVGMRREWEMRVEEYQDEDEDEEPGLWTRVRSLLLGLSLQLHHRMMKLRQQLQDAVSALGDAADQVGLGQVLELLGELLQYLQNLLVALVYRAESQRELTLSRVKGHALMLAELRPVRQVRELPVQIQQILRDLQELSKILLQLVVNTTPLYDMVSQPSQQEVEDFLNQEDFLCESSRRRSSSSLFLKAMDGRPRRRRSLYSRATLGSQSPNPPNGRRRSSLKQDPDREAPPPPSAGAAFRRPSATELLLAPLKQFISQSQKAFEYLSPPSPDEPLNTTETNATETNTMETNATATNTTETNATETNTMETNPPNGRRRSSLKQNPDREAPPPPSAGAAFRRPSATELLLAPLKQFISQSQKAFEYLSPPSPDEPLNTTETNTMETNTMETNATETNATETNATETNTTETNTMETNAMETNTMETNTMETNTMETNTTATNTTETNATETNATETNADC comes from the exons ATGTCCGAAACCCCGGAATATGAG ACCAGCGCGGCGCTCAGAGTTTCCCGCCTCCCGCTGCTTCAGTCGGCGCTGCAGTCGGTGACATCAGCGTACCTGGAGGTCAAAGGTCGTTACCCGCTGCTGGGGCTGATGGGAGGCGTGGCCGAGGTCGGCGTTCGGAGCATCTCATTGGTGGCCATGAAACAAGCCACGCCCCTCCTGCAGAGCCTGGAGCCTCAGa TTGAAGTGGCGAACAGCTTCGTGCTCGTCGGTCTCGATCGACTGGAGAAAAACTTTCCGATCCTCAACCAACAAACTGACGAG GTGGTGGGTCACCTGAAGGATGCCGTTGCCATGACGCTGGACGACGTGCAGCTGTGGGTGGTGGACGGGCTCGACGGCGCTCTGGATCAGCTGGAGCGCGTGTCAGAGGCGGCGTGGGCGGGGCTTCGGCTGCTGCAGGAGTCTGAGGTGGGCCGAGCCGCCACGTTGGGATTGGACGACGTGCTGAGCCGCCTGGAGGACGCCACCGCCCACTACATGCCCCTCCCACTCCCACTGCGTGAGTACAGGGGCATTCTGG GAATGCTGGGATCGCTGGGAAGGCTGGAAACGCTGGGAATGCTGGGAACGCTGGGGAGGCTGGGAATGTTGGGGAGGCTGGGAACGCTGGGGAGGCTGGGAAtgctgggaacactgggaatgATGGGAACGCTGGGAATGATGGGAATGCTGGGGAAGATGGGAATGCTGGGAACATTGGGGACGATGGGAATGATGGGAACGCTGGGAATGGTGGGAACGATGGGAATGCTGGGAACTCTGGGAAtgctgggaacactgggaatgCTGGGAACTCTGGGAATGCTGGGAATGATGGGAATGCTGGGAATGATGGGAACACTGGGAATGGTGGGAATGATGGGATTGCTGGGAACGCTAGGAATTATGGGAATGCTGGGAACATTGGGGATGCTGGGAATGCTGGGAATGATGGGAATGCTGGGAACATTTGGGATGCTGGGAATGATGGGAATGCTGGGAATGCTGGGAATGATGGGAACATTGGGGATGCTGGGAATGGTGGGAATGCGGAG GGAGTGGGAGATGAGGGTCGAGGAGTACCAGGATGAGGACGAGGATGAAGAGCCGGGTCTGTGGACCAGAGTCCGCAGCCTGCTGCTGGGTCTCAGCCTGCAGCTGCACCATCGCATGATGAAGCTcagacagcagctgcaggacGCAGTGAGCGCGCTGGGAGATGCAGCTGACCAG GTGGGTCTGGGTCAGGTTCTGGAGCTGCTGGGCGAGCTGCTTCAGTACCTGCAGAACCTGCTGGTGGCGCTGGTGTACCGAGCAGAGAGCCAGAGGGAGCTGACCCTGagcagggtcaaaggtcatgcaCTCATGCTGGCAGAGCTGCGGCCGGTACGGCAGGTCCGAGAGCTGCCGGTCCAGATCCAGCAGATCCTCCGAGACCTGCAGGAACTGTCCAAGATCCTCCTGCAGCTGGTGGTGAACACCACGCCGCTCTACGACATGGTGAGT cagccGTCTCAACAGGAAGTGGAGGACTTCCTGAACCAGGAGGACTTCCTATGTGAGTCTTCCCGCCGCCGCTCGTCTAGCAGTCTCTTCCTGAAGGCGATGGACGGCCGTCCTCGCCGTCGCAGGAGCCTGTACTCCCGCGCCACCCTTGGGTCCCAAAGCCCCAACCCCCCCAACGGTCGCCGCCGCTCCAGCCTGAAGCAAGACCCGGACAGggaagccccgcccccccctTCCGCCGGCGCTGCCTTCCGCCGGCCGTCAGCCACCGAGCTGCTGCTGGCGCCGCTCAAACAGTTCATCTCTCAGAGTCAGAAGGCCTTCGAATACCTGAGCCCCCCCTCGCCCGACGAGCCCCTCAACACCACGGAGACCAACGCCACAGAGACCAACACCATGGAGACCAACGCCACGGCAACCAACACCACGGAGACCAACGCCACGGAGACCAACACCATGGAGACCAACCCCCCCAACGGTCGCCGCCGCTCCAGCCTGAAGCAAAACCCGGACAGggaagccccgcccccccctTCCGCCGGCGCTGCCTTCCGCCGGCCGTCAGCCACCGAGCTGCTGCTGGCGCCGCTCAAACAGTTCATCTCTCAGAGTCAGAAGGCCTTCGAATACCTGAGCCCCCCCTCGCCCGACGAGCCCCTCAACACCACGGAGACCAACACCATGGAGACCAACACCATGGAGACCAACGCCACGGAGACCAACGCCACGGAGACCAACGCCACGGAGACCAACACCACGGAGACCAACACCATGGAGACCAACGCCATGGAGACCAACACCATGGAGACCAACACCATGGAGACCAACACCATGGAGACCAACACCACGGCAACCAACACCACGGAGACCAACGCCACGGAGACCAACGCCACGGAGACCAACGCCGACTGCTAA
- the LOC133984022 gene encoding protein S100-A13-like: MSKYSDLEEAIRSLVTEFHEAANNAPTMNATQFQTMISNQLPAFAKVLQSEDGLDQLMQTMDVEDRQNISFQNFWTLINEWAVQLFDSSHGDKTARCTCLLQ; encoded by the exons ATGTCGAAG TACTCAGACCTGGAGGAGGCCATCAGATCGTTGGTCACAGAGTTTCATGAAGCTGCAAACAACGCGCCGACCATGAACGCCACACAGTTCCAGACCATGATCTCCAATCAGCTGCCTGCATTCGCCAag GTGCTGCAGAGCGAGGATGGTCTGGATCAGTTGATGCAGACGATGGACGTTGAGGACCGGCAGAACATTTCCTTCCAGAACTTCTGGACCCTGATCAACGAGTGGGCCGTCCAGCTGTTTGACTCCTCACACGGAGACAAGACCGCCAGGTGtacctgtctgctgcagtga